The Gemmatimonadaceae bacterium nucleotide sequence CGGTCGGTGACCCCCACGCGCAGCACCATCAGCAGGCCACCCGTCAGCGTCGCGAGCGCATAGGCATCCGTGCCGGCACCGAGCGGCGGGCTGTCGACGATGACCACGTCGAACCGGGCGCGCAGCTCGTCGAGCAGCGACTCCATGGCCGCCGTCGTGACCATCTCGGGCGCCTGGCGATGCCGCGTGCCGCACGGCACGAGCGACAGTCGCTCGTACGACGTGGGGTAGACCGTCTCCTCGAGGGTGCTCGATCCCTGCAGGTAGTCCACGAGCCCCGGCTTCTGCGGCACACCGAAGGCCTGCTGGATCGCCCCGCGCCGCGTGTCGCCGTCCACCAGCACGGTGCGGAAGCCGGCCTCGGCGAAGGACAGCGCCAGGTTCGACGACACGAACGACTTGCCTTCCGACGGACCCGTGCTGGTGACCGTGAACGACACCGGTTCGCCGGCCGTGAACTGGTGCCGGAGCGAGAGTCGCAACGTCCGGAAACTCTCGACCAGCTGCGCCTGCTCCTCGACCGACGGGCGCCCGGGATTCACCAGCGGAATCGCGCCGATGATGTCCAGGCGAAGGTCCGCCGCCACCTGCTCCGGGTACCGGACCCGCTTGTCGAGCACGTCGAGCAGCACCGCCAGCGCGAGCCCGAGGCCCAGGCCGAGTGCGAGGCCGGCCGGGATGATCTGGAGCGCGGTGTTGGAGGTCGGCTTGAACGGGGCCACCGCCGAGTCCTGCACGAAGACCTCGTTCCGGGCGGAGGCTTCCTTCAGTCGCTGCGTCTCGAGGTTGTTCGAGAGGATCCCCACCAGGTTCTCCTCACGCGCGACGATCGCATTCAGCTCCTGCTCCTTGATCGTCCGCTCGGGGATGCCGCGGATCTCCGCGCTCTGCGTCGCGATGCGGCGCTTGTAGTCATCCTCGCGGATCTGCAGCGAGTTCACCTGCTGGCGGATGAGGGCGGGAATCACGTTCGTCTCGAGGTCCGTGATCCGGCTCCGCACCTTCACGACTTCCGGGTTCTCGGCCGTGTAGACGGCGCTCTTCGCACGCTCGAGCTCACGGGCGCTGTTCAGCTCCGTCAGCACCTGCCGCAGCGCCTCGCCACCCGGGCCGGCCACGCTGCTCAGCGAGAGGGCGACGCCCGGGTCGACGTTCGGGTTGACGCGGCCGCCCTTCATCAGGTTCTGCAGCTGCTCGCGGTCGTTGCGGAGCGTCTGCGCCTCGAGGCGGTAACGGGTGAACTGCTCGAGCACGGGGTTCGTCGTCTGCGAGGCGCCGGGCGTGAGCACGGTCTGCTCCGACGGCTGGATGATCGCGTCCACGCGGAACCGCTCGAGCGACTGCCGCGCGGCCTTGAGGCGCGACTCGGCATCGGCGAAGGCCTGCTTCGCGGCGTTGGCATTCTGCGACGTGCCGCCATTCTTGATGATGCCGAGGTAGTTCACGAACAGCGTCATCCACTCGTTCAGCGCCACCTCGGTGCGCGCGGCGTCCTCACCGCGCAGCGAGACGTTCATCACGTCCGTGTTCGGCGGGGCGTCGGCGCGGAGCTTCTTCTGCAGGTTGTTCGAGGCTTCACGCGGCGTGATGAGCTCGAACTCGACCGTGGCCTTGGCCGGCAGGATTTCCCGCGCCGGCTTCCAGCGCATCCCCGACTCCCGTCCGATCGAGTCACCGATCGAGCCGGTCTCGACCTCACGCGAGTCGCCGTTGCGGGTGCGGCGGAGGCGGTACTTCTCCTTCTTGCTGTCGATCATGAGCTCGTAGGTGCCCGGGACGAACTGGGCGCCGAGCGTGAACTCACGGAAATAGACGGAGTCGGCGTCGCGCTTCGGATCGAGGTAGAGCCGGAGCTTGCGGGCCACCGAGTCCGTGATGGAATAGGCGCGGAACACCTGGAGGTACGACTCGTTCGAGCGCTGCCGGGCGTTGCCGATGATCTCGGCACTCGGGTCGCGGAGCGTGATCTTGCCCTGGACGTCGTACTCGGGCTTGATGTACCGGGTGGCGATGTAGCCGCCCAGCAAGCCGAGGAGCACCATGGCGAGCACCAGCCACTTGAAGCGGCCGACGGCGGCGAGGTAACGCTGGTAGGCGGGTGCCATCGATGCCGGCGGCGGCGGCGCGCCCCACTGCTCCAGCGGCGGCTGCTGGACGGCAGGCAGCTGCGGATTGGCAGGGATGGGGGCGAGCCGGGAGCCGGCAGAAAGCGCGTTGAACGATCGGGTCATGTCGCAGTGGGACGCACGGATGTGTTGCAGCGTCACTTCTACCGTGTTGCGGAAGAAGGACGCTCGCCGACGGCGTTGTCTCTCAGCCGCACTGTTGCGGTGAGGGGCTGGCAAGTCCCGGCCCACGCGAGCGACCCGGACCGTGACAAATCGTACGTGAAGTCGTCAGACCGCAGTATAAGTGCGACACCCTGTCGCGCGGAACACACGATCCGGCGGGAACACTGTGGCTTGTAATCAACGTGTTGCTTGACACGTGCAACACTTCTCCAGTAGATACGAGTGTACCGCCCATCCCAAGGATCAGCTTGGGCAGGGCTCGGGCGACGATTGCTCGAGTCTGACACCAGGAACAGATGAACTCGCCTGACCAGAATTCCGTCGCCGACCCGGCGGCCGCGCGCGACGCCATGGCGGTGGCGCCCGAGGCGCGGGCGACGCTCCGACTCCTGATCGTCGATGACGACCGGACGCTCCGGGAAGGCTGTGCGAGCATTCTTCAGGGGGACGGGTACAACGTCACGGTCACCGGCCGCGCCGACGAGGCGATGGAACTCGTCAAGCGCCGCCGCTTCGACATCGTGCTCTGCGACCTGTATCTCACCCCGGTGTCCGGGATGGAGATCCTCAAGGCCGCTCTCGAGGCCAACAAGGAGACGATCTTCGTCGTCATGACCGGCAACCCGTCGGTCACCTCGAGCATCGAGGCCCTTCGGGCCGGTGCCTGGGACTACCTCCCGAAGCCGTTCTCGGCCAGCCACCTCCAGATCCTCGTCGGCCGGGCCTCCCACGCCGTGCTCGTCTCGCGGGAGACGCGCGCCGCCCGGAGCGAGGGCGGCAGCACCCCGGGGCCGCCGTCGGGCGCTGGCGCGTCGTTCCAGAACGCCCATACCGGCGACCGGATCACCCTCCTCGGTCAGTCGCCGGCGTTCCGGCGGGCGCTCGACCTGTCCCGGAAGGTGGCCGGCACGGACGCCTCCGTGCTCATCAGCGGCGAAAGCGGCACGGGCAAGGAACTCATCGCGCAGTTCATCCACAGCCACAGCCGGCGGGCCGGCAAGAAACTGGTGGCCGTCAACTGCGCTGCCTTGCCGGAACAGCTCCTCGAGAGCGAGATGTTCGGGCACAAGAAAGGCGCCTTCACCGGCGCCGACCGCGACAAGGCGGGATTGCTCGAGGTCGCCAACGGCGGCACGCTGTTCCTCGACGAGCTGACGGAGATGTCGATGCCGCTGCAGGCCAAGCTGCTCCGCGTCCTGCAGGACGGCGTGGTGCGGCGGGTGGGCAGCGAGACCCAGGATGCCGTGGTGGACGTGCGCTTCATCAGCGCCATGAACCGCGATCCGCTCGAGGCCGTGGCGCAGGGCCGCCTGCGCGAGGACCTGTACTACCGCCTGCGCGTGGTGCCGATCCGCCTGCCCCCCCTGCGCCAGCGCCCGGAGGACATCTCCGTGCTCGCGCAGCACTTCCTGCACCACTTCTGGGATCGCCACCGCCAGCCCGGCGAGCCGTCCCCGACGTTCAGCGAGGATGCGCTGGATTTCCTGCGCAGCCGGCCCTGGCGCGGCAACGTGCGTGAGCTCCAGAACATGATCGAGCACACCGCGGTCGTGGCCGACCCCGGCACCGCGCTGGTGGGCAGCGACTTCCCGGTCTACGACGATGCGCCGGAAGCGGGCGTGAGCGGTGGTGATGCCACGACGTTCAGCGGCAGCTACATGAACGACGCGTACCACGTCGCGAAGGACAAGCTGGTGGCGCAGTTCGAGAAGGAGTACCTGACGCGCCTCGTCTCGCGGGCCGGTGGCAACATGTCCCGGGCGGCCAGGCTGGCCGGGATCGACCGGACCACGCTGTACCGCCTGATGGAGAAGCACGAACTCCGGCGTGACGAGTACTCCGGGTCGCTCGCGTGACGGGGCCGCACCGGGTGCCGCTGCGCGTCGAGCGCGCGGGTGCATCGGCTGGGCAGACGGACGGCGGTGCCGCCCTGCGAGCGGCGCTGGCGCGCGCGGCGGATGTGGCAGCCGGGGAGCTGTCGGCGGCGCAGGATGGCGGCTGGCCCGTCGGTGAGCTGCGGGCCGGCGCCTCCCTGCTCTGTGCCGCCGCCGAACAGCGCCTGCACCTGCCGGACATCCCGCTGAGCTTCACCTTTCCACCCGCCCTGCCCTCGCAACGGCTCCTCGGCGCGATGCGGCGGGACCTGCTCGCGCAGG carries:
- a CDS encoding polysaccharide biosynthesis tyrosine autokinase, giving the protein MTRSFNALSAGSRLAPIPANPQLPAVQQPPLEQWGAPPPPASMAPAYQRYLAAVGRFKWLVLAMVLLGLLGGYIATRYIKPEYDVQGKITLRDPSAEIIGNARQRSNESYLQVFRAYSITDSVARKLRLYLDPKRDADSVYFREFTLGAQFVPGTYELMIDSKKEKYRLRRTRNGDSREVETGSIGDSIGRESGMRWKPAREILPAKATVEFELITPREASNNLQKKLRADAPPNTDVMNVSLRGEDAARTEVALNEWMTLFVNYLGIIKNGGTSQNANAAKQAFADAESRLKAARQSLERFRVDAIIQPSEQTVLTPGASQTTNPVLEQFTRYRLEAQTLRNDREQLQNLMKGGRVNPNVDPGVALSLSSVAGPGGEALRQVLTELNSARELERAKSAVYTAENPEVVKVRSRITDLETNVIPALIRQQVNSLQIREDDYKRRIATQSAEIRGIPERTIKEQELNAIVAREENLVGILSNNLETQRLKEASARNEVFVQDSAVAPFKPTSNTALQIIPAGLALGLGLGLALAVLLDVLDKRVRYPEQVAADLRLDIIGAIPLVNPGRPSVEEQAQLVESFRTLRLSLRHQFTAGEPVSFTVTSTGPSEGKSFVSSNLALSFAEAGFRTVLVDGDTRRGAIQQAFGVPQKPGLVDYLQGSSTLEETVYPTSYERLSLVPCGTRHRQAPEMVTTAAMESLLDELRARFDVVIVDSPPLGAGTDAYALATLTGGLLMVLRVGVTDRKMAINKLETMDRLPIRPLGAVLNGIEPKGVFQYYHYLEGYNSADAGSDDDEPIAPRQRKSKPRLSGGGGSKAS
- a CDS encoding sigma-54-dependent Fis family transcriptional regulator, with protein sequence MNSPDQNSVADPAAARDAMAVAPEARATLRLLIVDDDRTLREGCASILQGDGYNVTVTGRADEAMELVKRRRFDIVLCDLYLTPVSGMEILKAALEANKETIFVVMTGNPSVTSSIEALRAGAWDYLPKPFSASHLQILVGRASHAVLVSRETRAARSEGGSTPGPPSGAGASFQNAHTGDRITLLGQSPAFRRALDLSRKVAGTDASVLISGESGTGKELIAQFIHSHSRRAGKKLVAVNCAALPEQLLESEMFGHKKGAFTGADRDKAGLLEVANGGTLFLDELTEMSMPLQAKLLRVLQDGVVRRVGSETQDAVVDVRFISAMNRDPLEAVAQGRLREDLYYRLRVVPIRLPPLRQRPEDISVLAQHFLHHFWDRHRQPGEPSPTFSEDALDFLRSRPWRGNVRELQNMIEHTAVVADPGTALVGSDFPVYDDAPEAGVSGGDATTFSGSYMNDAYHVAKDKLVAQFEKEYLTRLVSRAGGNMSRAARLAGIDRTTLYRLMEKHELRRDEYSGSLA